Proteins encoded by one window of Arachis hypogaea cultivar Tifrunner chromosome 1, arahy.Tifrunner.gnm2.J5K5, whole genome shotgun sequence:
- the LOC112798950 gene encoding nicotinate phosphoribosyltransferase 2-like isoform X5, with protein sequence MEVTENGVGAIDGPTNPMVTPLLTDLYQFTMAYAYWKAGKHQERAVFDLYFRKNPFGGEYTVFAGLEECIRFIANFRLTEDEINFIRESLPGSCEDGFFDYLRGIDCCDVELYAIPEGSVVFPKIPLLRVEGPIAVVQLLETPFVNLINYASLVSTNAARHRNVAGKSKTLLEFGLRRAQGPDGGLSASKYCYIGGFDATSNVAAGKLFGIPLRGTHSHAFVSSYMSLDEIIDKSLSRKDGSSTCENFVSLVQTWLNKIQWSSSLCGIFGETNQSELAAFTSYALAFPDSFLALVDTYDVMRSGIPNFCAVALALQDLGYKAVGIRLDSGDLAYLSCEARKFFCSIEKEFAVPEFGKMAITASNDLNEETIDALNKHVGERILCRHPFQESKRAYVVPQQVEELLRCYWPGNSDKRRETLPTLRDIRERCIQQLEQMRPDHMRRLNPTPYKFAMPNEPFFPNLEACYYCSGFWTRYQSHYQPRCC encoded by the exons ATGGAGGTGACGGAGAACGGTGTTGGAGCCATAGATGGACCGACGAATCCCATGGTCACTCCTCTGCTCACGGATCTTTATCAATTCACCATGGCCTACGCTTACTGGAAAGCTGGCAAGCATCAAGAACGTGCTGT GTTTGATTTATATTTTCGGAAGAATCCATTTGGTGGAGAGTATACTGTCTTTGCTGGTTTGGAGGAATGCATCAGGTTCATTGCTAATTTCAGACTCACAGAGGATGAGATCAATTTTATCAGGGAAAGTTTACCTGGTTCGTGTGAG gATGGATTCTTTGATTATCTCAGAGGAATTGACTGTTGTGATGTTGAGTTGTATGCTATTCCTGAGGGATCTGTTGTTTTTCCTAAGATACCCCTGTTGCGAGTTGAAGGTCCAATTGCC GTGGTTCAATTGCTAGAAACACCATTTGTGAATCTTATTAATTATGCCTCATTAGTTTCTACAAATGCCGCAAGACACCGTAATGTTGCTGGAAAATCCAAAACTCTACTTGAATTTGGACTAAGAAGGGCTCAG GGTCCTGATGGGGGACTAAGTGCATCAAAGTACTGCTATATCGGTGGGTTTGATGCAACCAG CAATGTTGCAGCTGGAAAGTTATTTGGGATACCCCTACGTGGTACTCATTCCCATGCCTTTGTTAGCTCATATATG AGCCTTGATGAGATTATAGACAAGTCACTTAGTAGGAAAGATGGTTCAAGTACTTGTGAAAATTTCGTTAGTCTTGTTCAAACATGGCTGAACAAAATACAG TGGTCAAGTTCATTGTGTGGCATTTTTGGTGAGACCAATCAAAGCGAGTTGGCAGCATTCACATCATATGCACTGGCATTTCCAGATAGCTTTCTTGCCCTTGTGGATACATACGAT GTCATGAGAAGTGGAATCCCTAATTTTTGTGCAGTAGCTTTAGCTCTCCAGGATTTAGG ATACAAAGCTGTAGGCATTAGATTGGACTCTGGTGACCTTGCATATTTGTCTTGTGAGGCAAGGAAGTTCTTTTGTTCCATTGAGAAGGAATTTGCAGTGCCTGAATTTGGGAAGATGGCTATCACTGCTAGTAATGACCTCAATGAGGAAACTATAGATGCTTTAAACAAACAC GTGGGAGAAAGGATCCTGTGCCGTCATCCCTTCCAAGAATCCAAGAGGGCATATGTGGTGCCACAGCAAGTTGAGGAGCTTCTAAGGTGCTACTGGCCTGGTAATTCAG ATAAAAGACGGGAAACTTTGCCAACTCTAAGGGACATTAGGGAGCGATGCATCCAGCAACTTGAACAAATGCGACCTGATCACATGAGGAGGCTTAATCCTACTCCATACAAG
- the LOC112798950 gene encoding nicotinate phosphoribosyltransferase 2-like isoform X3 produces the protein MEVTENGVGAIDGPTNPMVTPLLTDLYQFTMAYAYWKAGKHQERAVFDLYFRKNPFGGEYTVFAGLEECIRFIANFRLTEDEINFIRESLPGSCEDGFFDYLRGIDCCDVELYAIPEGSVVFPKIPLLRVEGPIAVVQLLETPFVNLINYASLVSTNAARHRNVAGKSKTLLEFGLRRAQGPDGGLSASKYCYIGGFDATSNVAAGKLFGIPLRGTHSHAFVSSYMSLDEIIDKSLSRKDGSSTCENFVSLVQTWLNKIQWSSSLCGIFGETNQSELAAFTSYALAFPDSFLALVDTYDVMRSGIPNFCAVALALQDLGYKAVGIRLDSGDLAYLSCEARKFFCSIEKEFAVPEFGKMAITASNDLNEETIDALNKHVSIPCKKRSYRLYGKEGYPLVDIMTGENEPSPKVGERILCRHPFQESKRAYVVPQQVEELLRCYWPGNSDKRRETLPTLRDIRERCIQQLEQMRPDHMRRLNPTPYKFAMPNEPFFPNLEACYYCSGFWTRYQSHYQPRCC, from the exons ATGGAGGTGACGGAGAACGGTGTTGGAGCCATAGATGGACCGACGAATCCCATGGTCACTCCTCTGCTCACGGATCTTTATCAATTCACCATGGCCTACGCTTACTGGAAAGCTGGCAAGCATCAAGAACGTGCTGT GTTTGATTTATATTTTCGGAAGAATCCATTTGGTGGAGAGTATACTGTCTTTGCTGGTTTGGAGGAATGCATCAGGTTCATTGCTAATTTCAGACTCACAGAGGATGAGATCAATTTTATCAGGGAAAGTTTACCTGGTTCGTGTGAG gATGGATTCTTTGATTATCTCAGAGGAATTGACTGTTGTGATGTTGAGTTGTATGCTATTCCTGAGGGATCTGTTGTTTTTCCTAAGATACCCCTGTTGCGAGTTGAAGGTCCAATTGCC GTGGTTCAATTGCTAGAAACACCATTTGTGAATCTTATTAATTATGCCTCATTAGTTTCTACAAATGCCGCAAGACACCGTAATGTTGCTGGAAAATCCAAAACTCTACTTGAATTTGGACTAAGAAGGGCTCAG GGTCCTGATGGGGGACTAAGTGCATCAAAGTACTGCTATATCGGTGGGTTTGATGCAACCAG CAATGTTGCAGCTGGAAAGTTATTTGGGATACCCCTACGTGGTACTCATTCCCATGCCTTTGTTAGCTCATATATG AGCCTTGATGAGATTATAGACAAGTCACTTAGTAGGAAAGATGGTTCAAGTACTTGTGAAAATTTCGTTAGTCTTGTTCAAACATGGCTGAACAAAATACAG TGGTCAAGTTCATTGTGTGGCATTTTTGGTGAGACCAATCAAAGCGAGTTGGCAGCATTCACATCATATGCACTGGCATTTCCAGATAGCTTTCTTGCCCTTGTGGATACATACGAT GTCATGAGAAGTGGAATCCCTAATTTTTGTGCAGTAGCTTTAGCTCTCCAGGATTTAGG ATACAAAGCTGTAGGCATTAGATTGGACTCTGGTGACCTTGCATATTTGTCTTGTGAGGCAAGGAAGTTCTTTTGTTCCATTGAGAAGGAATTTGCAGTGCCTGAATTTGGGAAGATGGCTATCACTGCTAGTAATGACCTCAATGAGGAAACTATAGATGCTTTAAACAAACAC GTCTCTATTCCATGTAAGAAGCGAAGCTATAGGTTGTATGGTAAAGAAGGTTATCCCCTGGTAGACATCATGACTGGGGAAAATGAACCATCTCCTAAG GTGGGAGAAAGGATCCTGTGCCGTCATCCCTTCCAAGAATCCAAGAGGGCATATGTGGTGCCACAGCAAGTTGAGGAGCTTCTAAGGTGCTACTGGCCTGGTAATTCAG ATAAAAGACGGGAAACTTTGCCAACTCTAAGGGACATTAGGGAGCGATGCATCCAGCAACTTGAACAAATGCGACCTGATCACATGAGGAGGCTTAATCCTACTCCATACAAG
- the LOC112798950 gene encoding nicotinate phosphoribosyltransferase 2-like isoform X1 — MEVTENGVGAIDGPTNPMVTPLLTDLYQFTMAYAYWKAGKHQERAVFDLYFRKNPFGGEYTVFAGLEECIRFIANFRLTEDEINFIRESLPGSCEDGFFDYLRGIDCCDVELYAIPEGSVVFPKIPLLRVEGPIAVVQLLETPFVNLINYASLVSTNAARHRNVAGKSKTLLEFGLRRAQGPDGGLSASKYCYIGGFDATSNVAAGKLFGIPLRGTHSHAFVSSYMSLDEIIDKSLSRKDGSSTCENFVSLVQTWLNKIQWSSSLCGIFGETNQSELAAFTSYALAFPDSFLALVDTYDVMRSGIPNFCAVALALQDLGYKAVGIRLDSGDLAYLSCEARKFFCSIEKEFAVPEFGKMAITASNDLNEETIDALNKHGHEVDAFGIGTYLVTCYAQAALGVVFKLVDINNQPRIKLSEDVSKVSIPCKKRSYRLYGKEGYPLVDIMTGENEPSPKVGERILCRHPFQESKRAYVVPQQVEELLRCYWPGNSDKRRETLPTLRDIRERCIQQLEQMRPDHMRRLNPTPYKFAMPNEPFFPNLEACYYCSGFWTRYQSHYQPRCC, encoded by the exons ATGGAGGTGACGGAGAACGGTGTTGGAGCCATAGATGGACCGACGAATCCCATGGTCACTCCTCTGCTCACGGATCTTTATCAATTCACCATGGCCTACGCTTACTGGAAAGCTGGCAAGCATCAAGAACGTGCTGT GTTTGATTTATATTTTCGGAAGAATCCATTTGGTGGAGAGTATACTGTCTTTGCTGGTTTGGAGGAATGCATCAGGTTCATTGCTAATTTCAGACTCACAGAGGATGAGATCAATTTTATCAGGGAAAGTTTACCTGGTTCGTGTGAG gATGGATTCTTTGATTATCTCAGAGGAATTGACTGTTGTGATGTTGAGTTGTATGCTATTCCTGAGGGATCTGTTGTTTTTCCTAAGATACCCCTGTTGCGAGTTGAAGGTCCAATTGCC GTGGTTCAATTGCTAGAAACACCATTTGTGAATCTTATTAATTATGCCTCATTAGTTTCTACAAATGCCGCAAGACACCGTAATGTTGCTGGAAAATCCAAAACTCTACTTGAATTTGGACTAAGAAGGGCTCAG GGTCCTGATGGGGGACTAAGTGCATCAAAGTACTGCTATATCGGTGGGTTTGATGCAACCAG CAATGTTGCAGCTGGAAAGTTATTTGGGATACCCCTACGTGGTACTCATTCCCATGCCTTTGTTAGCTCATATATG AGCCTTGATGAGATTATAGACAAGTCACTTAGTAGGAAAGATGGTTCAAGTACTTGTGAAAATTTCGTTAGTCTTGTTCAAACATGGCTGAACAAAATACAG TGGTCAAGTTCATTGTGTGGCATTTTTGGTGAGACCAATCAAAGCGAGTTGGCAGCATTCACATCATATGCACTGGCATTTCCAGATAGCTTTCTTGCCCTTGTGGATACATACGAT GTCATGAGAAGTGGAATCCCTAATTTTTGTGCAGTAGCTTTAGCTCTCCAGGATTTAGG ATACAAAGCTGTAGGCATTAGATTGGACTCTGGTGACCTTGCATATTTGTCTTGTGAGGCAAGGAAGTTCTTTTGTTCCATTGAGAAGGAATTTGCAGTGCCTGAATTTGGGAAGATGGCTATCACTGCTAGTAATGACCTCAATGAGGAAACTATAGATGCTTTAAACAAACAC GGTCATGAGGTTGATGCCTTTGGAATTGGTACATACCTGGTCACATGTTATGCTCAAGCTGCTTTAGGTGTAGTTTTCAAGTTGGTTGACATAAATAATCAGCCTCGTATCAAACTTTCTGAAGATGTGTCGAAG GTCTCTATTCCATGTAAGAAGCGAAGCTATAGGTTGTATGGTAAAGAAGGTTATCCCCTGGTAGACATCATGACTGGGGAAAATGAACCATCTCCTAAG GTGGGAGAAAGGATCCTGTGCCGTCATCCCTTCCAAGAATCCAAGAGGGCATATGTGGTGCCACAGCAAGTTGAGGAGCTTCTAAGGTGCTACTGGCCTGGTAATTCAG ATAAAAGACGGGAAACTTTGCCAACTCTAAGGGACATTAGGGAGCGATGCATCCAGCAACTTGAACAAATGCGACCTGATCACATGAGGAGGCTTAATCCTACTCCATACAAG
- the LOC112798950 gene encoding nicotinate phosphoribosyltransferase 2-like isoform X2 — protein MEVTENGVGAIDGPTNPMVTPLLTDLYQFTMAYAYWKAGKHQERAVFDLYFRKNPFGGEYTVFAGLEECIRFIANFRLTEDEINFIRESLPGSCEDGFFDYLRGIDCCDVELYAIPEGSVVFPKIPLLRVEGPIAVVQLLETPFVNLINYASLVSTNAARHRNVAGKSKTLLEFGLRRAQGPDGGLSASKYCYIGGFDATSNVAAGKLFGIPLRGTHSHAFVSSYMSLDEIIDKSLSRKDGSSTCENFVSLVQTWLNKIQWSSSLCGIFGETNQSELAAFTSYALAFPDSFLALVDTYDVMRSGIPNFCAVALALQDLGYKAVGIRLDSGDLAYLSCEARKFFCSIEKEFAVPEFGKMAITASNDLNEETIDALNKHGHEVDAFGIGTYLVTCYAQAALGVVFKLVDINNQPRIKLSEDVSKVSIPCKKRSYRLYGKEGYPLVDIMTGENEPSPKVGERILCRHPFQESKRAYVVPQQVEELLRCYWPGNSDKRRETLPTLRDIRERCIQQLEQMRPDHMRRLNPTPYKVSVSAKLYDFIHFLWLNEAPVGELQ, from the exons ATGGAGGTGACGGAGAACGGTGTTGGAGCCATAGATGGACCGACGAATCCCATGGTCACTCCTCTGCTCACGGATCTTTATCAATTCACCATGGCCTACGCTTACTGGAAAGCTGGCAAGCATCAAGAACGTGCTGT GTTTGATTTATATTTTCGGAAGAATCCATTTGGTGGAGAGTATACTGTCTTTGCTGGTTTGGAGGAATGCATCAGGTTCATTGCTAATTTCAGACTCACAGAGGATGAGATCAATTTTATCAGGGAAAGTTTACCTGGTTCGTGTGAG gATGGATTCTTTGATTATCTCAGAGGAATTGACTGTTGTGATGTTGAGTTGTATGCTATTCCTGAGGGATCTGTTGTTTTTCCTAAGATACCCCTGTTGCGAGTTGAAGGTCCAATTGCC GTGGTTCAATTGCTAGAAACACCATTTGTGAATCTTATTAATTATGCCTCATTAGTTTCTACAAATGCCGCAAGACACCGTAATGTTGCTGGAAAATCCAAAACTCTACTTGAATTTGGACTAAGAAGGGCTCAG GGTCCTGATGGGGGACTAAGTGCATCAAAGTACTGCTATATCGGTGGGTTTGATGCAACCAG CAATGTTGCAGCTGGAAAGTTATTTGGGATACCCCTACGTGGTACTCATTCCCATGCCTTTGTTAGCTCATATATG AGCCTTGATGAGATTATAGACAAGTCACTTAGTAGGAAAGATGGTTCAAGTACTTGTGAAAATTTCGTTAGTCTTGTTCAAACATGGCTGAACAAAATACAG TGGTCAAGTTCATTGTGTGGCATTTTTGGTGAGACCAATCAAAGCGAGTTGGCAGCATTCACATCATATGCACTGGCATTTCCAGATAGCTTTCTTGCCCTTGTGGATACATACGAT GTCATGAGAAGTGGAATCCCTAATTTTTGTGCAGTAGCTTTAGCTCTCCAGGATTTAGG ATACAAAGCTGTAGGCATTAGATTGGACTCTGGTGACCTTGCATATTTGTCTTGTGAGGCAAGGAAGTTCTTTTGTTCCATTGAGAAGGAATTTGCAGTGCCTGAATTTGGGAAGATGGCTATCACTGCTAGTAATGACCTCAATGAGGAAACTATAGATGCTTTAAACAAACAC GGTCATGAGGTTGATGCCTTTGGAATTGGTACATACCTGGTCACATGTTATGCTCAAGCTGCTTTAGGTGTAGTTTTCAAGTTGGTTGACATAAATAATCAGCCTCGTATCAAACTTTCTGAAGATGTGTCGAAG GTCTCTATTCCATGTAAGAAGCGAAGCTATAGGTTGTATGGTAAAGAAGGTTATCCCCTGGTAGACATCATGACTGGGGAAAATGAACCATCTCCTAAG GTGGGAGAAAGGATCCTGTGCCGTCATCCCTTCCAAGAATCCAAGAGGGCATATGTGGTGCCACAGCAAGTTGAGGAGCTTCTAAGGTGCTACTGGCCTGGTAATTCAG ATAAAAGACGGGAAACTTTGCCAACTCTAAGGGACATTAGGGAGCGATGCATCCAGCAACTTGAACAAATGCGACCTGATCACATGAGGAGGCTTAATCCTACTCCATACAAG
- the LOC112798950 gene encoding nicotinate phosphoribosyltransferase 2-like isoform X4, whose protein sequence is MEVTENGVGAIDGPTNPMVTPLLTDLYQFTMAYAYWKAGKHQERAVFDLYFRKNPFGGEYTVFAGLEECIRFIANFRLTEDEINFIRESLPGSCEDGFFDYLRGIDCCDVELYAIPEGSVVFPKIPLLRVEGPIAVVQLLETPFVNLINYASLVSTNAARHRNVAGKSKTLLEFGLRRAQGPDGGLSASKYCYIGGFDATSNVAAGKLFGIPLRGTHSHAFVSSYMSLDEIIDKSLSRKDGSSTCENFVSLVQTWLNKIQWSSSLCGIFGETNQSELAAFTSYALAFPDSFLALVDTYDVMRSGIPNFCAVALALQDLGYKAVGIRLDSGDLAYLSCEARKFFCSIEKEFAVPEFGKMAITASNDLNEETIDALNKHVSIPCKKRSYRLYGKEGYPLVDIMTGENEPSPKVGERILCRHPFQESKRAYVVPQQVEELLRCYWPGNSDKRRETLPTLRDIRERCIQQLEQMRPDHMRRLNPTPYKVSVSAKLYDFIHFLWLNEAPVGELQ, encoded by the exons ATGGAGGTGACGGAGAACGGTGTTGGAGCCATAGATGGACCGACGAATCCCATGGTCACTCCTCTGCTCACGGATCTTTATCAATTCACCATGGCCTACGCTTACTGGAAAGCTGGCAAGCATCAAGAACGTGCTGT GTTTGATTTATATTTTCGGAAGAATCCATTTGGTGGAGAGTATACTGTCTTTGCTGGTTTGGAGGAATGCATCAGGTTCATTGCTAATTTCAGACTCACAGAGGATGAGATCAATTTTATCAGGGAAAGTTTACCTGGTTCGTGTGAG gATGGATTCTTTGATTATCTCAGAGGAATTGACTGTTGTGATGTTGAGTTGTATGCTATTCCTGAGGGATCTGTTGTTTTTCCTAAGATACCCCTGTTGCGAGTTGAAGGTCCAATTGCC GTGGTTCAATTGCTAGAAACACCATTTGTGAATCTTATTAATTATGCCTCATTAGTTTCTACAAATGCCGCAAGACACCGTAATGTTGCTGGAAAATCCAAAACTCTACTTGAATTTGGACTAAGAAGGGCTCAG GGTCCTGATGGGGGACTAAGTGCATCAAAGTACTGCTATATCGGTGGGTTTGATGCAACCAG CAATGTTGCAGCTGGAAAGTTATTTGGGATACCCCTACGTGGTACTCATTCCCATGCCTTTGTTAGCTCATATATG AGCCTTGATGAGATTATAGACAAGTCACTTAGTAGGAAAGATGGTTCAAGTACTTGTGAAAATTTCGTTAGTCTTGTTCAAACATGGCTGAACAAAATACAG TGGTCAAGTTCATTGTGTGGCATTTTTGGTGAGACCAATCAAAGCGAGTTGGCAGCATTCACATCATATGCACTGGCATTTCCAGATAGCTTTCTTGCCCTTGTGGATACATACGAT GTCATGAGAAGTGGAATCCCTAATTTTTGTGCAGTAGCTTTAGCTCTCCAGGATTTAGG ATACAAAGCTGTAGGCATTAGATTGGACTCTGGTGACCTTGCATATTTGTCTTGTGAGGCAAGGAAGTTCTTTTGTTCCATTGAGAAGGAATTTGCAGTGCCTGAATTTGGGAAGATGGCTATCACTGCTAGTAATGACCTCAATGAGGAAACTATAGATGCTTTAAACAAACAC GTCTCTATTCCATGTAAGAAGCGAAGCTATAGGTTGTATGGTAAAGAAGGTTATCCCCTGGTAGACATCATGACTGGGGAAAATGAACCATCTCCTAAG GTGGGAGAAAGGATCCTGTGCCGTCATCCCTTCCAAGAATCCAAGAGGGCATATGTGGTGCCACAGCAAGTTGAGGAGCTTCTAAGGTGCTACTGGCCTGGTAATTCAG ATAAAAGACGGGAAACTTTGCCAACTCTAAGGGACATTAGGGAGCGATGCATCCAGCAACTTGAACAAATGCGACCTGATCACATGAGGAGGCTTAATCCTACTCCATACAAG
- the LOC112798950 gene encoding nicotinate phosphoribosyltransferase 2-like isoform X6, with protein MEVTENGVGAIDGPTNPMVTPLLTDLYQFTMAYAYWKAGKHQERAVFDLYFRKNPFGGEYTVFAGLEECIRFIANFRLTEDEINFIRESLPGSCEDGFFDYLRGIDCCDVELYAIPEGSVVFPKIPLLRVEGPIAVVQLLETPFVNLINYASLVSTNAARHRNVAGKSKTLLEFGLRRAQGPDGGLSASKYCYIGGFDATSNVAAGKLFGIPLRGTHSHAFVSSYMSLDEIIDKSLSRKDGSSTCENFVSLVQTWLNKIQWSSSLCGIFGETNQSELAAFTSYALAFPDSFLALVDTYDVMRSGIPNFCAVALALQDLGYKAVGIRLDSGDLAYLSCEARKFFCSIEKEFAVPEFGKMAITASNDLNEETIDALNKHVGERILCRHPFQESKRAYVVPQQVEELLRCYWPGNSDKRRETLPTLRDIRERCIQQLEQMRPDHMRRLNPTPYKVSVSAKLYDFIHFLWLNEAPVGELQ; from the exons ATGGAGGTGACGGAGAACGGTGTTGGAGCCATAGATGGACCGACGAATCCCATGGTCACTCCTCTGCTCACGGATCTTTATCAATTCACCATGGCCTACGCTTACTGGAAAGCTGGCAAGCATCAAGAACGTGCTGT GTTTGATTTATATTTTCGGAAGAATCCATTTGGTGGAGAGTATACTGTCTTTGCTGGTTTGGAGGAATGCATCAGGTTCATTGCTAATTTCAGACTCACAGAGGATGAGATCAATTTTATCAGGGAAAGTTTACCTGGTTCGTGTGAG gATGGATTCTTTGATTATCTCAGAGGAATTGACTGTTGTGATGTTGAGTTGTATGCTATTCCTGAGGGATCTGTTGTTTTTCCTAAGATACCCCTGTTGCGAGTTGAAGGTCCAATTGCC GTGGTTCAATTGCTAGAAACACCATTTGTGAATCTTATTAATTATGCCTCATTAGTTTCTACAAATGCCGCAAGACACCGTAATGTTGCTGGAAAATCCAAAACTCTACTTGAATTTGGACTAAGAAGGGCTCAG GGTCCTGATGGGGGACTAAGTGCATCAAAGTACTGCTATATCGGTGGGTTTGATGCAACCAG CAATGTTGCAGCTGGAAAGTTATTTGGGATACCCCTACGTGGTACTCATTCCCATGCCTTTGTTAGCTCATATATG AGCCTTGATGAGATTATAGACAAGTCACTTAGTAGGAAAGATGGTTCAAGTACTTGTGAAAATTTCGTTAGTCTTGTTCAAACATGGCTGAACAAAATACAG TGGTCAAGTTCATTGTGTGGCATTTTTGGTGAGACCAATCAAAGCGAGTTGGCAGCATTCACATCATATGCACTGGCATTTCCAGATAGCTTTCTTGCCCTTGTGGATACATACGAT GTCATGAGAAGTGGAATCCCTAATTTTTGTGCAGTAGCTTTAGCTCTCCAGGATTTAGG ATACAAAGCTGTAGGCATTAGATTGGACTCTGGTGACCTTGCATATTTGTCTTGTGAGGCAAGGAAGTTCTTTTGTTCCATTGAGAAGGAATTTGCAGTGCCTGAATTTGGGAAGATGGCTATCACTGCTAGTAATGACCTCAATGAGGAAACTATAGATGCTTTAAACAAACAC GTGGGAGAAAGGATCCTGTGCCGTCATCCCTTCCAAGAATCCAAGAGGGCATATGTGGTGCCACAGCAAGTTGAGGAGCTTCTAAGGTGCTACTGGCCTGGTAATTCAG ATAAAAGACGGGAAACTTTGCCAACTCTAAGGGACATTAGGGAGCGATGCATCCAGCAACTTGAACAAATGCGACCTGATCACATGAGGAGGCTTAATCCTACTCCATACAAG